The Malus domestica chromosome 06, GDT2T_hap1 genome has a segment encoding these proteins:
- the LOC103437808 gene encoding WRKY transcription factor 72B-like, with amino-acid sequence MEAALGKSNSHGGSEREEKTVVLESSSIADDQEAGSREEIVLKVGNGRPCQENNEVKSSSPKQKDLSCKQISTTSNTNLKGSSAEPDHSAASTSPSIKEKDCQLESARAEMGEVREENQRLKKYLDRITEEYQTLQMQLYDIQQKANKSKDIAIPSTNKNYDQDEESELVSLSLGSFSGKPKWNQKNDKNPSTSQGKVENESDGESLSLGLDCKYEAPKSSATTDQVPLANPSPRSSLEEVPKEEAGETWPPRKVLKTVRSSGMEDEVVQQSPAKKARVSVRVRCDTPTMNDGCQWRKYGQKIAKGNPCPRAYYRCTIAPSCPVRKQVQRCAEDMSILITTYEGNHNHPLPMSATAMASTTSAAASMLLSGSSSSSSGHLNPSATATSTTAAHDLHGYNFYLSDNSKSRFYTPNSSLSSSLPTVILDLTSKPSSTSNSMSHFNKFSSSSSSSHQLYPPTSLNFGSNSESSTNMSWSNNGLLPYGTHLPPYNISNKNQSAPLSSLGIRQQPMQNNIYQNYMQKNINPHPNPPQGVPHQFQPDSIAAATKAITSDPSFQSALAAALTSIIGSNSTVGTTGIAGTLGHINQAGGGDSSISLAQKFKWNDHFPGSTTTTTSSSSPFLQSQIGNNSSSIGCASSYLNKTTPPNSQPGSLMFLPPSLPFSSAPKSASTSPDDTRDHKSL; translated from the exons ATGGAGGCTGCTTTGGGAAAGTCTAATAGCCATGGAGGATCAgaaagggaagagaagacagtaGTTCTTGAATCTAGTAGTATTGCAGATGATCAAGAAGCTGGTTCCAGAGAAGAAATTGTTCTCAAA GTTGGAAATGGAAGGCCATGCCAGGAGAATAATGAAGTGAAATCATCTTCACCTAAACAAAAAGATTTGAGTTGCAAGCAG ATATCAACCACAAGTAATACAAATTTAAAGGGGTCCTCGGCGGAACCTGATCATTCAGCAGCATCTACTTCACCAAGTATAAAGGAAAAG GATTGTCAGCTTGAATCTGCAAGAGCCGAAATGGGTGAAGTTCGAGAAGAAAACCAAAGGCTGAAGAAGTACTTAGATCGGATAACGGAGGAGTACCAGACACTTCAAATGCAGTTATATGACATTCAACAAAAAGCAAACAAGTCCAAGGACATTGCAATTCCAAGTACTAATAAGAATTATGATCAAGATGAGGAATCCGAGCTTGTGTCACTCAGCCTCGGATCATTTTCGGGCAAACCTAAATGGAAtcaaaagaatgataaaaaccCTAGCACTAGTCAAGGGAAAGTAGAAAATGAGTCAGATGGAGAAAGCTTGTCTTTGGGGCTAGACTGCAAATatgaagcacctaaatcaagtgCTACAACTGATCAAGTGCCCTTGGCCAATCCAAGCCCTCGAAGCAGCCTTGAAGAAGTGCCCAAGGAAGAAGCTGGTGAGACTTGGCCACCAAGAAAAGTTCTCAAGACAGTGAGATCAAGTGGTATGGAAGATGAAGTTGTGCAACAGAGCCCAGCCAAGAAAGCTAGGGTTTCAGTGAGAGTTAGATGTGACACCCCAACG ATGAATGATGGATGCCAATGGAGGAAATATGggcaaaaaattgcaaaaggAAATCCATGTCCTCGTGCTTACTACCGTTGCACCATTGCACCTTCGTGTCCAGTAAGAAAACAG GTACAAAGATGTGCAGAGGACATGTCCATCTTAATCACCACCTATGAAGGAAATCACAATCACCCACTTCCAATGTCAGCCACAGCAATGGCTTCCACCACCTCTGCAGCCGCTTCCATGCTATTATCCGGTTCATCATCATCAAGCTCCGGCCACTTGAACCCATCAGCTACCGCCACCAGTACTACCGCTGCGCACGATCTTCATGGTTACAATTTCTATCTTTCCGATAACTCAAAATCCAGATTCTACACACCCAACTCTTCACTTTCGTCTTCTCTCCCAACAGTCATCTTAGACCTCACTTCAAAACCTTCATCAACATCCAATTCCATGTCCCATTTCAACAAATTCTCTTCGTCATCAAGTTCTTCCCATCAACTTTACCCTCCCACAAGCCTCAACTTTGGATCAAATTCTGAGTCCAGCACCAACATGTCTTGGAGTAATAATGGGCTCCTTCCCTATGGGACCCACTTACCTCCATACAATATCAGTAACAAGAATCAAAGTGCGCCACTAAGTAGTCTTGGAATCAGGCAGCAgcccatgcaaaacaacatctACCAAAACTACATGCAGAAGAATATCAACCCTCACCCTAATCCTCCTCAAGGAGTTCCTCATCAATTTCAACCAGACTCTATTGCAGCTGCCACCAAGGCAATCACATCTGACCCTAGCTTTCAATCCGCCTTAGCCGCCGCGCTCACATCAATCATTGGCAGCAACAGTACTGTTGGGACCACTGGCATTGCTGGAACCCTAGGTCATATTAATCAAGCAGGTGGTGGGGACAGTAGTATCAGTCTGGCTCAGAAATTCAAATGGAATGACCACTTTCCAGGaagtactactactactacatcttcttcttcaccattcCTTCAATCACAGATAGGTAATAACAGTAGTAGTATTGGATGTGCATCAAGCTATTTGAACAAAACAACTCCGCCGAATTCGCAGCCGGGGAGCTTGATGTTTCTGCCACCTTCATTGCCATTTTCAAGTGCCCCCAAGAGTGCATCTACATCTCCTGATGATACTAGAGATCACAAGAGTTTATAG